TTTCTGCCAATAAAGGAGTTAGGTAACATCAAGTTAAATTAGTGAGTTGCAGTTCCAGAAGCAACAGTAGTTGCACTGTGTCTAATTCAGCTTTTGTTGGGCGCAGTAAAGCCATTTTATGGTCCCGGTATAATTTTGGTTATTGACTCTAGGGAAGTATTTGgatgtgattttcctttttttgaattaaaatattgGTTAACACTTTATTAATAGGGGagccagcagaagcagaagccagAGCACGAGCATCCAATGAAGATGGTGAGATTAAACGTGTTTCAACTAAGGAGTGGGCTAAATCAACAGGATACGATCCAGTTAAACTTTTTACTAAGGTATCTTCTTTACCCTCAATAAATGTCTTTATCTGAAGTGCATGAGGTGCTTTAAAGTTGGGTCAAAACCCAGTTTGGATACCTAATGATAGCCATCAGTTATGCAATTATGTTATGACTTCCAGCAGTTTTGCTGTAGCGTTGGTCTTTTACAACACTTGCTTGTTTTACGGCATTCCATCTGCATCTGTACAGACAGCTTTGGCAGCTTGTCCATGCTGTACAGAAAAAACTTAATTTGAATTACTTTTAATATGAAAAGGTAAACTTGAATTATGTAGGAGTTTCACTGGGCATAATCAGAACCACTCTGAGGACCTAAAAGCTATCAGTCATCTTCTGTGTATAATCAGGCTCTGGCATAAGAAAATACAAACCAGTTTAggagttttctttctaaatagtTGCTGAAAGTGGATAAATAGAGGAAATTAGTACAGAATGTAATGTTGATAGGTAGTAATAACTTTACTCTGGAAATTCATTGGCATGTAGGTAAGAGTATCTCAGGGAGAGTACACAAAGAGCTATAGTGATGGCTACAGTGGGCGCCACTGCTTGGACTATTGTTTCTTGATTTTTACTTTACTCCCCCCTAGATTAATCAGAGCTGTGTCTGCTTTATGCAGTAAGTGTTAGAGAATGGGGAATAAGAAGTTTTTcgaatctggggtttttttccctcctgtggagtttgatttttatttacatggttgaaaatattttcagggagaaaagcaaaatctcaTAAATCTAATGctgatttttcagtttcacagcagatgtaaaaataaagtatgtcctttttttccccctttcattctgatgtttttttggttttgttttttttaatgtttcctagCTTTTCAAAGATGACATTAGATATCTGCTGACAATGGATAAGCTGTGGAGGAAAAGAAAGCCTCCAGTGCCACTGGACTGGGCTGAGGTACAAAATCAAGGTAATTGTCCCTCCTCCCACTGTGTATTTGTAAGTCATACTTGCTGTTTGGTAATGCATCTCTGTGATACGTACATTTTCACTGTCACAGTTGAGTACTGATAACATATTAAATTCTTTGTGATtcctgaagattttaaatttctctatatagaaaatgttttttctaaaactgttttgCAATTGTTATTTTAGATACTTAGTATTGGCTGTAGAAAATTCACATTTcacaaaatgaaatgtgaatttcatgaaataaaatgtgaattaCATGTCAGCTTATTCTAGGAGACCTTACCATGAGCACTGATACATTTATCTCTGAAAGCTGAGTTTTGCTGAAAATGTACATTTGTTGTAATTTGTGCATGTCTAGACGATTGATGTCTAGACGATAGCTATAGTTGCAGTTTTAAATGCAGACTTCTTGTAAAATGTTTGGGCTACTGTAGTTTAAGGATATTGTTCTTTGAtttagaaaatacttaattttgccGAAATTGGAAAATTCTTAGCTCTTTGAGAGAACTTCTGTGGGATTTATGAGTATTCCtgatcttaattttctttttttcttttcccaaagagaAAAACATATCTGACCAACAAAATGAATCCTCTGCAGTCTTGAAGGATCAGCAGGTTCTCGATGTCAAGAGCTATGCACACTTATTTTCAAAGAGTGTTGAAACCCTGAGACTTCACCTGGCTGAGAAGGGTGATGGAGCAGAGCTTATATGGGATAAGGTTAGTTTGCCAAATACATAAGAACCAGTTATATTCTATATATGTATTACAAATATTAATTGGACTCATTCAGTTTCATTCCAAAATAGTactacttagaaaaaaatgtctggCACCTCACTGAAAGGACTTTCCATATGTAAACAAATATATACTATAAATGCTATATTTTGTAACTCACTGAGTGTAAGGATTAACTATTGTGATGTAGAATAACTTAATTCACCAACTTTAAATAGCACAACTTCAGAAGTATTTTtcgtatttttatttttgaaaatattctaaTAATGCaactccattttttcctttttagctttcTCTAAAACATGCTCTTATACAGTGGTTGGTAGCTAGATTTCTACTGAGTTGTACATAGTAGTTAGCTCTGACGATAGGTATGTATTATATTATGagttttgctgaagaaaagcaagaaaagaattttcttttttagcacCAGAGACAGTGTAATCTTCCTGCAGTCAGTTGTCATTtggtataagaaaaaaaaaatagtagtttgTAAATATAGGGGGGACAAAATAGTATTACAACAAATagtaaaaatacttctttctgaAACACCAATTTTTGAAACTGAGCACAAAACATTGTAAGATTTAGGATTTAGACATTATTTTGAACATACAAGGCATTCCATTAATACTGATACACTAATTCACTATTAAAATACTAAGTACAATTTCTAAACACGTCTATTTAAAGTATTACTGCTCTGTCTAAACATACCTTCTGAAAGAGGAAGTATATTGACTTTGAAATGGAATATTGTGCAGActtttttaactttctgttttTAAGGTTTTAGGAGCCATGTGTTGCAAACTTTTTCCAATgaataatctgatttttaaatactttttgtATTAACTTCTTGTCAGGATGACCCTTCTGCAATGGATTTTGTCACTTCTGCTGCGAATCTCAGGATGCATGTTTTCAGTATGAATATGAAGAGCAGATTTGATATCAAGTGTAAGGATAGAATataacattgttttattttaaataataatctaaacttctcattttcatttacTGTTAAAAATCTGCATACTCTTGCTTATTTTGCAGCAATGGCAGGAAATATTATCCCAGCTATAGCTACTACTAATGCAGTAATAGCTGGTCTGATAGTGCTGGAGGGTTTGAAGATTTTATCAGGAAAAATAGATCAGTGTAGAACGGTAAGTGGGAATAAGATACTTTTACtttcttgttatttattatttgtttaaaagtcACATTTAACCTGCTTTGACTATTGAGTAGTTTTACTGTCTCACTTGCTGCTTCAGTAGATTCTGAATGTGCTGGGAACTTTCAGCCACAATGAGAAGAGAAGTGGGAGTCTCAAGGATCATTAAATTCCTCTGATTTAATGAAAATTGGCTGCTGGATAGGAGAGATAACCAGACTGACATCACTTGAAACATGGTTGTTTCATGTTACAGATCTGTTTGGCAATAGCTGGTCAGTCAGCACAGGTGTCATTGCAGACTGGCTGTTAATATGCATTTTTCTCCTGTTCAGCAGGCATGTCAAAGAGGATTAGGGAACAGGAAAACCTGTGAGACTAAGAGAGTAAATCTGTAGGAAAACAAGTTTTATGAGTGCTATTACTTAAAGAATAACttgttttattcttgtctgtCTTCAAGATTTTTCTGAACAAGCAGCCAAATCCCAGAAAGAAGCTATTGGTTCCTTGTGCTTTGGATCCACCAAATCCTAACTGTTATGTATGTGCAAGTAAGCCAGAAGTGACTGTGAAACTTAATGTACACAAAGTTACTGTGTTAACACTCCAGGATAAGGTAAATCTTGAATATTAgctacagctttcatttttattctaataCTATAAATTATTAAAGTTAGGTTTTTGTTCAGTATATTTTGACGGAACATCAGCTGTTTATATTTGCTCTACATTTTGCATTTCCCTCAGCTACAAGAGGAGCTAGATTATTAGCCAGTATGCTTCTTGCTCATGTGTGCTTGTGTATCTTGTGAAAGAATGTTtgtattttgtaactttttggTGGTTTTAAAGCCTATTCATATCCAACAGTGAAAAACTAAATTTGTATTTTGGTTGAATAGTTCAGTAGCCACATAAGAGTTGTGTAGTCACAACTGATTTGTAATTCTGTCATTTTATGAATTATACTAAaaattttttcagtgtatttgaaCCTGTAGGCTTCAGACAGCAacaatacaattatttttttcatggaagtaaaaaaaaaagtatacactCTCAGGAGATGCCTGAAAATAAGCCAGGATAAGAAAATCAACACAAttcaagtttttttcttttataagtgTTTTTAAGTCAGATATTGATTAAATAATCATATTCGTCTTTTCAGATAGTGAAAGAAAAATTTGCTATGGTAGCACCAGATGTACAAATAGATGATGGAAAAGGAACTATTCTTATCTCTTCAgaagaaggagaaacagaaggTATGCATACTGAAGCCTTTTAGATAAGAGTAGATAAAAACTAGGAAGAAACCAAGATACACAGAATGGAAGTATAGCAAATGTTCTAGTGTTCATCCTGTAGACTAGTATTTGAAGAGGAATGGATCTGCAAGTGTTTAAGTGGCTCAAGAATAGCTAGTGGTATTGTCTCCAAGCCTGCAAGTCCAGTTCAGCTTTCCTGTATAAAGTACTTTTCACCTGGAGTGTCAGGATTCCTTTCAAGAATAGATATTCAGCTATAAAAGTGCACCAGTTATCTTCCTCTGTTTGCAAGTCCCGTTCATTTTCCTGTTCTTAGATTGTAGTCTTTTTATGATGCTTGTAGGTACTGTTGTAATACAAATACTATCTCCAAAATGTTCCTAAATGTAATAATAGTGAAGTGCTTGAACATGATGCATGAGGGGTAAATAAGTCAAACATAAGTAGTTTTAACTCCTGATAGGCTTAAATGTCAGGTTTTACTTTAAATATAGCTAATAAATGTTCATCTTATGTTTCTACATAAAACTTCTGGAGTACTCATTTCATTGTATTTATTCAGGTGTAAAGGATCTTTATATAAGTAGCTGTATACACTGCCGTTTTTCACTATTTTTCTAGCAAATAACCACAGGAAATTATCAGACTTTGGAATTCGAAATGGCACTCGACTACAAGCAGATGATTTCCTCCAGGACTATACACTGTTAATCAATGTGCTTCATAGGTAAGGATTATTTTTGTGTATACATGTAGAACAGTTCCACAGGTAATTTCCAACTCAGAATTTTAAATTCATCAATAAAGCTCAAAGataaagctgcagaaagaaaacaatagagGTAAAAGAGGAATTGTTATTTTTTATGAATTTATAGAGTTTaggggggtttggtttggtttggcttggttttgttctttgttgtggttttggttttatttttacacaataattggaaaaatttatttgaataatTTGTCATTACACAGCATAAAAATACAGCGCAAAACTAAATTTACTTTTGAGGCAGCCAACAAGCAAGAAACTgccatttaaaaaccaaaacaaaataaaaaagggcaaccccccccccccagcctgctggagTGGTAGATCCTCTGTTTGACTACCTGTGTTCAGATACAGCAATGCAAATAGAAGTCATTTTGAACTCATTGGTCTGTGTATTTAACCCTGGATAAGTAATAAACATATTATATACAGTAAATTAACACACTGCACTTTCAGTGAGAATAGGAATGTGACATTGAGGAAGAAAGGTAAGCTCAGGTAATGATTTTTGTCATTCCTAAGCATTTTAAGCCATGGCACTGCGTAGAACAGTGTTTATGAATAGACAAAGCATAAATTACAAAGGAGGACTGAACaggttttcctctcttttgtttttctcattttgtcaTAGTTACAGTGTGCTCTAATACTTGAATTATATACTTTCTTTGTGAAAAAGACAGGTTTTTATTTTCACCTGGTTGTTTAAAAGcatatgtatttttctgcagtgaagaCCTAGAAAAAGATGTAGAATTTGAAGTTGTTGGTGATACCCCTGAAAAAGTTGGCCCTAAACCATCAGAACCAACATCCAAGAACATTACCAATGGTAGCGATGATGGAGCGCAACCGTCAACATCAACAGGTAAATAACAGTAatcaatattaaataaaataatcttttaatagTGCAGTCCAATTAAAATAGTTGTCTTCAGTTTTATGACTTAACTTcgccaaaatgaaataaatgtcatttaAGTTGCCTCTGTGTataaatataatattaaatagaaaaatgcaCATTTACGATTGTTACAAAATGCACATTTAAGCTTGTTACAAAGGTTTACAGTAAATACACCTTGAAATTGTATTTAACGCACAAGGGCTTGGTGGGGTGTCAGCTTAAGTGCATCATTTGCACAGTGATTTAAATAAAGTTGGACCCATTCTATCTGATGGTCACGCTATTGCTTGACAAAAAAGAATCAACCAAATTTGTCACTTTCTCCCTAcagattaaaaattactttgtggATGTCTTTTGatcatgtttcattttgttaatttattatCTGCTTACAAAATAATTGTTCTTCACCTACCAAACAAAGCATGGCAAGAAAATAGTATTTGCTATCCAGGAAGAAGTACCATCACCTTCCTAACGTAGAGTGTTTATTTGAACATACTCAAAATAGTTCAACTTAAATGAATATGGGTTTCTTAAGCACTGAAGGCTAATGTACTGGAAACGTCACACTGTTTTATAGGGATAGTGTATGAATCTGAATACTTGTTGTGACGGATATAAGTTAGATATCTGTAGGTCTGTCTTGCACTTTTGGATGATGTTCCTTTGCCTGTCAGATGGTCCTATTTAAGATACGTGCACAAGTATGTAGTCACTCCCACTTGCCTCTTGTTTCAGGGGAGACTAAATGTTAAGAGTATTGctaaaatttatttcaaattatattaaaCTAGCATAAAATTAGTTTTTACAGTGAATTTGtacttcaaaacaaacaagatCCACTAGATGTCTTGAAAGTTCACATTTGGTTCTATTTTCCCTTCTTTATACTACCCATTGTTATCCTTTAGTTCTTTAAGTTGGCTCACCCTTCcacttctccctctctccatgttctctctctctcatggaGCATGGCTTCTAGTGGGAGTTCTGTTGAATGCAGTAGTGAAAGGAGCGGCTGGACTCTACAGCTCAGTGTGTGTAAAAGTTATTTTCTCAAGGACTGCTGCAGATAGTGTGCAACTCTTCTATTTTgtacatggaaaacaaaaatcgTGTGAACTAATGCATTTCCCATACTTTTGGGTTACTGCAATATTTTTCATGCCTCTAGTGAAGAGGGAATAACCATGTGACAAGCCTATTTTATACTGATTTCAGAGAAATTCAAAACACTCTTGCAGTTGAATGAATGGATAAAGAATGCTCCAGGACGTATTTGTTGTATTAGAGACATTTTTATGTATGAAATTTGGGTTGAGAGTAGACTATCTTTACAGTATCCATTtgaattaaaaatgtgtattttgcagCCCCAGATCAAGACGATCTATTGATTGTTGATTCTGAAGATGAAGGTACTTCAAGCAATGTTGATGATAATATGGAAAACAAAAGCCGCAAGAGAAAACTAGAAGATAAAGAGTGTGTCAGTACAAAGAGAGTGCGTACT
Above is a genomic segment from Harpia harpyja isolate bHarHar1 chromosome 9, bHarHar1 primary haplotype, whole genome shotgun sequence containing:
- the UBA2 gene encoding SUMO-activating enzyme subunit 2, giving the protein MSVPVSGPLRSELAEAVAQARLLVVGAGGIGCELLKDLVLTGFSNIDVIDLDTIDVSNLNRQFLFQKKHVGRSKSQVAKESVLQFYPEANIIAYHDSIMNPDYNVEFFRQFTLVMNALDNRAARNHVNRMCLAADVPLIESGTAGYLGQVTVIKKGVTECYECHPKPTQKTFPGCTIRNTPSEPIHCIVWAKYLFNQLFGEEDADQEVSPDRADPEAAWEPAEAEARARASNEDGEIKRVSTKEWAKSTGYDPVKLFTKLFKDDIRYLLTMDKLWRKRKPPVPLDWAEVQNQEKNISDQQNESSAVLKDQQVLDVKSYAHLFSKSVETLRLHLAEKGDGAELIWDKDDPSAMDFVTSAANLRMHVFSMNMKSRFDIKSMAGNIIPAIATTNAVIAGLIVLEGLKILSGKIDQCRTIFLNKQPNPRKKLLVPCALDPPNPNCYVCASKPEVTVKLNVHKVTVLTLQDKIVKEKFAMVAPDVQIDDGKGTILISSEEGETEANNHRKLSDFGIRNGTRLQADDFLQDYTLLINVLHSEDLEKDVEFEVVGDTPEKVGPKPSEPTSKNITNGSDDGAQPSTSTAPDQDDLLIVDSEDEGTSSNVDDNMENKSRKRKLEDKECVSTKRVRTEQTEEQDEIIALD